The following are encoded together in the Mycolicibacterium arabiense genome:
- a CDS encoding Pls/PosA family non-ribosomal peptide synthetase, giving the protein MAPPPRTLIDILYATAERHPDAPALDDGDVQLTYAELVADVEESVAWLAQRGIGRGDRIGIRMPSGSYALYVAILSTLAAGAAYVPVDADDPDERAALVFGEAGVVGVITEQGLVRGHGSSRGWRAGKPMVRDDAWIIFTSGSTGTPKGVAVTHRNAAAFVDAEAQIFLRDNPLGPGDRVLAGLSVAFDASCEEMWLAWRHGACLVPAPRSLVRSGMDLGPWLVSRDITVVSTVPTLAALWPAEALEAVRLLIFGGEACPPELGERLAVDGREVWNTYGPTEATVVACLAPLDGKGPVSIGLPLPGWDLAVVDASGIPVALGEVGELVIGGVGLARYLDPEKDAEKYAPMPTLQWPRAYRSGDLVRLEADGLYFQGRADDQVKVGGRRIELGEVDSALVNLPGVSGGAAAVRKTASGTPLLVGYVASADPAFDVAAARIALAESLPAALVPRLVLVDELPTRTSGKVDRNALPWPIEGDTAADDPDLAGTTGWLAGLWRDILAAPIDGPEADFFAVGGGSLSAAQLVAALRRRYPQVTVADLYDHPRLGSLAGYLDELAPPPKVEIRTVRPVSTATQVAQVALSLPLATLTGMQWLVWLALLNNVGASIGVPWTQPIGWWWILAGFLLFVTPPGRMGIAVLGARMLLGGLQPGTYRRGGSVHLRVWLAERLGEASGAENQAGAPWLVYYARALGNRVGKGVDLHSAPPVTGMLTLGHRCSIEPEVDLTGHWIDGDLFHVGPIDVGNDATIGARTTLLPGASVGKNADVAPGSGVVGKVKAGQYWKGSPAMKSGKARHPWPDERPPRAPVWVAVYGVTSVLLGGVPLLALASGLAVLGWAVHDTASVSDAIGPALLWTPVAALLAIVVYAGLTVLGVRGLAVGLREGYHPVRSRVGWQLWATERLMDMARNYLFPLYASLLTPWWLRLLGATVGKGTEISTALLTPKFTVVEDGAFLADDTMVASYELGGGWIHVAKATIGKRAFLGNSGITQPGRRVPDDGLVAVLSATPHKAKAGSSWLGSPPIRLRRKPTAADALRTFEPSTRLKVMRSLVETCRVIPMMVTFGIGVAVLLAFQWLVTDAGYLWAALAGGAILLVAGAVAGTIAVIAKWAVIGRIDAIEHPLWSSFVWRNEVSDTFVEVVAAPWFARAASGTVVMNWWLRGLGASIGNGVWCETYWLPEADLVTLGPAATVNRGCVVQTHLFHDRIMRMDTVVLDDGATLGPHCVALPAARIGAGATVGPASLVMRGDEVPPSSRWQGNPIAPWNPLRKKRAERAQKPKKNAA; this is encoded by the coding sequence ATGGCGCCGCCACCGCGGACGCTCATCGACATCCTCTACGCCACCGCCGAGCGTCACCCCGATGCGCCTGCTCTCGATGACGGGGACGTGCAGCTCACCTACGCCGAGTTAGTTGCCGACGTCGAGGAAAGCGTGGCCTGGCTGGCGCAGCGGGGCATCGGACGCGGCGACCGCATCGGCATCCGGATGCCGTCGGGCAGCTACGCGCTGTACGTGGCGATCCTCTCGACGCTCGCGGCGGGCGCTGCCTACGTTCCCGTCGACGCCGACGATCCCGACGAGCGCGCCGCGCTGGTGTTCGGCGAGGCCGGTGTGGTCGGCGTCATCACCGAACAGGGTCTGGTCCGCGGCCACGGCTCGTCGCGCGGGTGGCGCGCGGGGAAGCCGATGGTCCGCGACGACGCCTGGATCATCTTCACCTCCGGCTCGACCGGAACGCCGAAGGGCGTCGCGGTCACCCATCGCAATGCCGCGGCATTCGTCGACGCGGAGGCGCAGATCTTCCTGCGCGACAACCCGCTCGGCCCGGGTGACCGGGTGCTGGCCGGGCTCTCGGTCGCCTTCGATGCGTCGTGCGAGGAGATGTGGCTGGCATGGCGGCACGGCGCCTGCCTGGTGCCCGCGCCCCGGTCGCTGGTGCGCAGCGGCATGGACCTGGGGCCGTGGCTGGTGTCGCGGGACATCACCGTGGTGTCCACCGTGCCGACCCTCGCAGCGCTGTGGCCTGCCGAGGCGCTCGAGGCCGTGCGGCTACTCATCTTCGGCGGCGAGGCGTGCCCACCCGAACTGGGCGAACGGCTCGCGGTCGACGGGCGCGAGGTGTGGAACACCTACGGCCCCACCGAGGCCACGGTCGTCGCCTGCTTGGCACCGCTCGACGGCAAGGGTCCCGTCAGCATCGGCCTACCGCTGCCCGGCTGGGACCTCGCGGTGGTCGACGCCTCCGGCATCCCCGTCGCGCTGGGCGAGGTCGGCGAGCTGGTGATCGGCGGGGTGGGACTGGCGCGCTACCTCGATCCCGAGAAGGACGCCGAGAAGTACGCACCGATGCCCACCCTGCAGTGGCCGCGCGCCTACCGCAGCGGCGACCTCGTCCGACTGGAGGCCGACGGGCTGTACTTCCAGGGCCGCGCCGACGACCAGGTCAAGGTCGGGGGCCGCCGCATCGAACTCGGCGAGGTGGATTCCGCCCTGGTCAACCTGCCCGGAGTGAGCGGCGGCGCCGCAGCCGTGCGCAAGACCGCGAGCGGCACCCCGCTGCTGGTCGGCTACGTCGCCAGCGCGGACCCGGCGTTCGACGTGGCTGCGGCCCGCATCGCACTCGCCGAATCGCTACCCGCTGCACTCGTCCCGCGCCTCGTCCTGGTCGACGAACTGCCCACCCGCACCTCCGGCAAGGTCGACCGCAACGCGCTGCCGTGGCCGATCGAGGGCGACACCGCTGCCGACGATCCCGACCTCGCAGGCACGACGGGCTGGCTCGCGGGGCTGTGGCGCGACATCCTGGCCGCCCCCATCGACGGTCCCGAGGCCGACTTCTTCGCCGTGGGCGGCGGCTCCCTGTCGGCTGCCCAGTTGGTGGCCGCGCTGCGCAGGCGCTACCCGCAGGTGACGGTCGCCGACCTCTACGACCATCCGCGGCTGGGTTCGCTGGCCGGTTACCTCGACGAACTCGCGCCGCCCCCGAAGGTGGAGATCCGCACCGTCCGGCCGGTGTCCACGGCGACCCAGGTCGCGCAGGTCGCCCTGTCGCTGCCCCTGGCCACGCTGACCGGCATGCAGTGGCTGGTGTGGCTGGCCCTGCTCAACAACGTCGGCGCGTCGATCGGCGTGCCGTGGACGCAGCCGATCGGCTGGTGGTGGATCCTCGCCGGCTTCCTCCTGTTCGTCACCCCGCCGGGCCGGATGGGCATCGCGGTGCTCGGCGCCCGCATGCTGCTCGGCGGGCTCCAACCCGGGACGTACCGCCGCGGCGGCTCGGTCCATCTGCGGGTGTGGCTGGCCGAACGTCTCGGCGAGGCCAGCGGAGCAGAGAACCAGGCGGGCGCACCCTGGCTGGTGTACTACGCCAGGGCGCTGGGCAACCGGGTCGGCAAGGGCGTCGACCTGCACTCCGCACCGCCGGTCACCGGCATGCTCACCCTCGGCCACCGGTGTTCGATCGAGCCGGAAGTGGACCTGACCGGGCACTGGATCGACGGCGACCTCTTCCACGTCGGCCCCATCGACGTCGGCAACGACGCCACGATCGGCGCGCGCACCACGCTGCTGCCCGGCGCGAGCGTCGGCAAGAACGCCGACGTCGCACCGGGTTCGGGCGTGGTCGGCAAGGTCAAGGCCGGCCAGTACTGGAAGGGCTCGCCCGCGATGAAGTCGGGCAAGGCCCGCCATCCGTGGCCCGACGAGCGGCCGCCCCGCGCACCGGTCTGGGTGGCGGTGTACGGCGTGACGTCGGTGTTGCTCGGCGGCGTCCCGCTACTGGCGCTCGCCTCTGGTCTGGCCGTACTGGGGTGGGCCGTGCACGACACCGCGTCGGTGAGCGACGCCATCGGACCGGCGCTGCTGTGGACGCCCGTGGCGGCCCTGCTCGCGATCGTGGTCTATGCAGGCCTCACGGTGCTCGGCGTCCGCGGGCTCGCGGTCGGCCTGCGCGAGGGGTACCACCCGGTGCGCAGCCGCGTCGGCTGGCAGCTCTGGGCCACCGAACGGCTGATGGACATGGCCCGCAACTACCTGTTCCCGCTGTACGCCAGCCTGCTGACACCGTGGTGGCTGCGTCTACTCGGGGCGACGGTGGGCAAGGGCACCGAGATCTCGACCGCGCTGTTGACACCGAAGTTCACGGTCGTCGAGGACGGCGCGTTCCTGGCCGACGACACCATGGTCGCGTCCTACGAACTCGGCGGCGGGTGGATCCACGTCGCGAAGGCGACCATCGGCAAGCGCGCGTTCCTCGGCAACTCCGGGATCACGCAACCGGGCCGCCGGGTGCCCGACGACGGACTCGTGGCCGTGCTGAGCGCGACGCCGCACAAGGCGAAGGCCGGGTCGTCGTGGCTGGGCAGTCCGCCGATCCGGTTGCGGCGCAAGCCGACCGCGGCCGACGCGCTGCGGACGTTCGAGCCCTCGACGCGGCTGAAGGTGATGCGCTCCCTGGTCGAGACGTGCCGCGTCATCCCGATGATGGTGACGTTCGGAATCGGCGTGGCCGTATTGCTCGCGTTCCAGTGGCTGGTGACCGACGCCGGCTACCTATGGGCCGCGCTGGCGGGCGGGGCGATCCTGCTGGTCGCCGGCGCGGTGGCCGGCACCATCGCCGTCATCGCGAAGTGGGCGGTGATCGGGCGCATCGACGCCATCGAACACCCACTGTGGTCGTCGTTCGTCTGGCGCAACGAGGTGTCCGACACGTTCGTCGAGGTCGTCGCGGCGCCTTGGTTCGCCCGCGCGGCCAGCGGCACCGTCGTGATGAACTGGTGGCTGCGGGGGCTCGGCGCCTCCATCGGCAACGGCGTCTGGTGCGAGACGTACTGGCTGCCCGAGGCCGACCTGGTGACCCTGGGCCCGGCCGCCACCGTCAACCGGGGCTGCGTCGTGCAGACCCACCTGTTCCACGACCGCATCATGAGGATGGACACCGTGGTACTCGACGACGGAGCGACGCTCGGACCGCACTGCGTGGCGCTGCCCGCTGCCCGGATCGGCGCCGGCGCCACGGTGGGCCCGGCCTCGCTGGTGATGCGCGGTGACGAGGTGCCGCCCTCGTCGCGGTGGCAGGGCAACCCGATCGCACCGTGGAATCCGTTGCGCAAGAAACGCGCCGAGCGGGCGCAGAAGCCCAAGAAGAACGCCGCGTGA
- a CDS encoding aldehyde dehydrogenase (NADP(+)) — translation MLIAGKLVTGTGQEIRGFDPANGTLLDPGYRYGDEANVDAACAAAAEAFGPYRATTSEQRARFLESIAANLETIAAPLIARAVAESGLPEARITGEVGRTTGQLRLFAAILREGSWTGARIDPALPDRKPLPRPDIRQRAIPLGPVAVFGASNFPLAFSVAGGDTASALAAGCPVVVKAHDAHPGTSELVARAITDAVTAEGLHPGTFSLLFGSGPGLGTALVTDPRIKAVGFTGSRSGGLALVAAAAGRPEPIPVYAEMSSVNPVFLLDGALATRGGDLGRAFVGSLTMGSGQFCTNPGLVIAVDGPGLDAFVAAARDALSQSSATPMLTPAIAKSYASGVDALSAEADLVERGADSDNPVACRPALFSTDAPTFAGSEVLQGEVFGSSSIIVRCADVDEMSTVAAGLEGQLTATVHADDTDLDAARALLPTLETKAGRILFNGWPTGVEVGYAMVHGGPFPATSDSRTTSVGGRAIERFLRPVAYQDVPKALLPSAIADGNPDGSWRRIDGELTRD, via the coding sequence ATGCTCATCGCAGGCAAGCTCGTCACCGGCACCGGGCAGGAGATCCGCGGCTTCGACCCCGCGAACGGAACCCTGCTCGACCCCGGCTACCGCTACGGCGACGAGGCTAACGTCGACGCCGCCTGCGCAGCGGCCGCCGAGGCGTTCGGCCCCTACCGGGCCACGACCTCCGAGCAGCGCGCACGCTTCCTCGAATCGATAGCCGCCAATCTGGAGACCATCGCCGCACCCCTGATCGCCCGTGCCGTCGCCGAGAGCGGCCTGCCGGAGGCCCGGATCACCGGCGAGGTCGGCCGCACCACCGGCCAGCTGAGGCTCTTCGCCGCCATCCTGCGCGAGGGCAGCTGGACCGGAGCCCGCATCGATCCGGCACTGCCCGACCGCAAGCCGCTCCCGCGTCCCGACATCCGCCAGCGGGCCATCCCGCTCGGGCCCGTCGCGGTGTTCGGCGCCAGCAACTTTCCTCTGGCCTTCTCGGTCGCCGGCGGCGACACCGCGTCGGCTCTGGCCGCGGGCTGCCCCGTCGTCGTCAAGGCGCACGACGCCCACCCCGGCACCTCCGAGCTGGTGGCCCGCGCCATCACCGACGCCGTCACCGCCGAGGGCCTGCACCCGGGCACCTTCTCGCTGCTGTTCGGTTCCGGCCCGGGCCTCGGCACCGCACTGGTGACCGACCCGCGGATCAAGGCCGTCGGCTTCACCGGATCGCGTTCGGGCGGACTGGCGCTCGTCGCCGCGGCCGCAGGCAGGCCCGAACCCATCCCGGTGTACGCCGAGATGAGTTCGGTCAACCCCGTCTTCCTGCTCGACGGCGCCCTGGCGACCCGCGGCGGCGACCTCGGCCGTGCGTTCGTCGGCTCACTGACCATGGGGTCCGGACAGTTCTGCACCAACCCCGGCCTGGTGATCGCCGTCGACGGGCCCGGCCTCGACGCCTTCGTCGCCGCAGCACGCGACGCACTGAGCCAGTCGTCGGCCACCCCGATGCTCACCCCGGCGATCGCGAAGAGCTACGCATCCGGCGTCGACGCGCTCTCGGCCGAGGCCGATCTGGTGGAGCGCGGCGCCGACAGCGACAACCCCGTGGCCTGCCGCCCGGCCTTGTTCAGCACCGACGCACCCACGTTCGCCGGCTCCGAGGTGCTCCAGGGCGAGGTGTTCGGCTCGTCGAGCATCATCGTCCGGTGCGCCGACGTCGACGAGATGTCCACCGTCGCAGCAGGTCTCGAAGGACAGCTGACGGCCACGGTGCACGCCGACGACACCGATCTCGACGCGGCGCGCGCATTGCTCCCGACTCTGGAGACCAAGGCGGGCCGAATCCTGTTCAACGGCTGGCCCACCGGCGTCGAGGTCGGCTACGCCATGGTGCACGGCGGCCCGTTCCCTGCGACGTCGGACTCCCGGACCACCTCGGTGGGCGGACGTGCCATCGAGCGCTTCCTGCGGCCGGTCGCCTACCAGGACGTGCCGAAGGCGTTGCTGCCCAGCGCCATCGCCGATGGCAACCCCGACGGGTCATGGCGCCGGATCGACGGCGAACTCACCCGAGACTGA
- a CDS encoding 5-dehydro-4-deoxyglucarate dehydratase, with translation MPASPLDGVLFFPVTPFTETGEVDLTALAEHVGRGIDAGPGGVFIACGTGEFHALESNEFAEIVRTAVEVAGGRVPVYAGAGGSVAQAKIFARLAAEAGADGLLLLPPYLVTMPQEGLIAYTREVAGATDLPVIVYNRSNARYTEASAIEVANIPNVVGFKDGTGDIDRVARIVRAVTDALAPTGKPFQFFNGLPTAEVSQQAYRAIGVTLYSSATFAFAPELALAFYDALERGDEPRTAALLREFFHPLVRLRDTVPGYAVSLIKAGVTMEGIEAGPVRAPLVMPAPEDLDELTRIVAAGRAVLADDLVASR, from the coding sequence ATGCCCGCTTCGCCCCTCGATGGAGTCCTGTTCTTCCCCGTCACACCGTTCACCGAGACCGGTGAGGTCGACCTGACCGCGCTCGCCGAGCACGTCGGCCGGGGTATCGACGCCGGCCCCGGCGGTGTGTTCATCGCCTGCGGCACGGGGGAATTCCACGCACTCGAGTCGAACGAGTTCGCGGAGATCGTGCGGACCGCCGTCGAGGTGGCAGGTGGACGGGTGCCCGTCTACGCCGGTGCGGGCGGATCCGTCGCGCAGGCGAAGATCTTCGCCCGCCTCGCTGCCGAGGCCGGTGCCGACGGCCTGCTGCTGCTGCCGCCGTACCTGGTGACGATGCCGCAGGAGGGCCTGATCGCCTACACCCGCGAGGTCGCAGGCGCGACCGACCTGCCGGTGATCGTCTACAACCGGTCCAACGCCCGCTACACCGAGGCCTCGGCCATCGAGGTCGCGAACATCCCGAACGTGGTGGGCTTCAAGGACGGCACCGGCGACATCGACCGGGTGGCCAGGATCGTGCGCGCCGTGACCGATGCGCTCGCCCCGACCGGCAAGCCGTTCCAGTTTTTCAACGGCCTGCCCACCGCCGAGGTGTCGCAGCAGGCGTACCGCGCGATCGGCGTGACGCTGTACTCGTCGGCGACGTTCGCGTTCGCCCCCGAATTGGCACTGGCGTTCTACGACGCACTCGAGCGCGGTGACGAGCCGCGTACCGCTGCGCTGCTGCGCGAGTTCTTCCACCCGCTGGTTCGACTGCGCGACACCGTGCCCGGCTACGCCGTCTCGCTCATCAAGGCCGGTGTGACGATGGAGGGCATCGAGGCCGGTCCGGTTCGCGCGCCGCTCGTCATGCCCGCCCCCGAGGACCTCGACGAGCTGACCCGCATCGTCGCCGCGGGTCGAGCGGTGCTGGCAGACGATCTCGTCGCGTCGCGCTGA
- a CDS encoding glucarate dehydratase family protein: MMAAPIRVTGARITPVAFVDPPLLNTVGVHQPYALRAIIQLDTDAGLVGLGETYADVVHLQRLEAAADAMVGLDVFALNHIRAAISDRLGGDSTGDGSGLAGMITSASVVDRVFSPLEVACLDVQGHATGRPVCDLLGGAVRDAVPFSAYLFYKWAAHPGGAPDSWGEALDPAGIVAQAKRMIDEYGFTAIKLKGGVFPPDEEMKAIEALREAFPDHPLRLDPNAAWTPQTSVKVAAGLAGILEYLEDPTPDIAGMAEVAAQAPMPLATNMCVVAFDHLKPAIAERAVGVVLSDHHYWGGLQRSRLLAGICDTFGLGLSMHSNSHLGISLAAMVHLAGATPNLSYACDTHWPWKTEDVVKPGVLAIRDGAVAVPTTPGLGVEIDDEALGALHEQYLRCGIRDRDDTGYMRSIDPTYEAISPRW, translated from the coding sequence CTGATGGCGGCTCCGATTCGGGTCACCGGGGCGCGGATCACGCCCGTCGCGTTCGTCGACCCACCGCTGCTCAACACCGTCGGCGTGCACCAGCCGTACGCACTGCGCGCGATCATCCAGCTCGACACCGATGCAGGCCTGGTCGGGCTGGGGGAGACCTACGCCGACGTCGTGCACCTGCAGCGGCTGGAAGCGGCCGCCGACGCGATGGTCGGTCTGGACGTGTTCGCGCTCAACCACATTCGTGCAGCGATCTCGGATCGGCTCGGCGGCGACAGCACTGGTGACGGCTCCGGCCTGGCCGGGATGATCACGTCCGCCAGCGTGGTGGACCGGGTCTTCTCCCCGCTCGAGGTGGCCTGCCTCGACGTGCAGGGGCACGCCACCGGGCGACCGGTCTGCGACCTCCTCGGCGGTGCGGTGCGCGACGCGGTGCCGTTCAGCGCGTACCTGTTCTACAAGTGGGCCGCCCACCCCGGCGGTGCACCCGATTCCTGGGGCGAGGCGCTGGACCCGGCGGGCATCGTCGCCCAAGCCAAGCGCATGATCGACGAATACGGCTTCACCGCAATCAAACTCAAGGGTGGCGTCTTCCCGCCCGACGAGGAGATGAAGGCGATCGAGGCGCTGCGCGAGGCCTTCCCCGATCATCCACTGCGGTTGGATCCCAACGCCGCCTGGACGCCGCAGACGTCGGTGAAGGTGGCCGCCGGACTGGCGGGCATCCTGGAGTACCTCGAAGACCCCACGCCGGACATCGCGGGCATGGCCGAGGTCGCCGCGCAGGCGCCGATGCCACTGGCCACGAACATGTGCGTCGTGGCGTTCGACCACCTCAAGCCCGCGATCGCCGAGCGGGCCGTCGGCGTCGTGCTGTCCGACCACCACTACTGGGGTGGGTTGCAGCGGTCGCGGTTGCTGGCGGGCATCTGCGACACGTTCGGACTGGGCCTGTCGATGCACTCGAACTCGCACCTGGGCATCAGCCTCGCCGCGATGGTGCACCTGGCCGGCGCCACCCCCAACCTGTCGTACGCATGCGACACGCATTGGCCGTGGAAGACCGAGGATGTGGTGAAGCCTGGCGTGCTGGCGATCCGCGACGGTGCGGTCGCCGTGCCGACGACGCCGGGCCTCGGCGTCGAGATCGACGACGAGGCGCTGGGCGCGCTGCACGAGCAGTACCTGCGGTGCGGGATTCGCGACCGCGACGACACTGGCTACATGCGCAGCA